CGGTCCCATCCCCAGGAATCCGAAGGCCACCAGCCCGAAAGCGAACACCGCCGGCGCGAGCATGAGCGGTACGCCAGTGGCCGCGGTGGTGGCGCCTAGTCCCATGGTGCTGACCAGGTAAGCGATGGACATCAGGATCACCATAGTCCCGCCCAGGTAATAGCCGGAGAAATTGCCGGCGACGAAGCCGGAGAGAATGTCGAGCGACGCGCCGCCTTCCTGGGCAGAGGTTACGACTTCCTTAACGTGACTGGATTCGGTGGAGGTAAAGACTTTCACCAGTTCGGGAATCAGCGCTCCAGCGAGAGTGCCGCAGGAGATGATGGTGGCGAGCTTCCACCAGAGGGTGGGATTGCCGCCGAGGTCGGGGATGATCAGGTAAGAAACGATGTAAGTGAGAACGATGGAGATAATGGAGGTGACCCACACCAGGGAAGTGAGCGGCGCCTCGAAATTCATCTTATCGACGTTGCCATACCTTGCTTTTGCGAAAATGCCGTTCAAGAAGTAAGCACCTGCGCTGGACACCAGCATCATGATGCGCATCACGAAGATCCACACCAGAAGCTGAACCTGAATGGTGGGATCCTTGACCGCGAGCAGAATAAAGGTGATGAGGGCGACGCCGGTCACGCCGTAGGTTTCAAAACCGTCGGCGGTGGGACCGACGGAGTCGCCGGCGTTGTCGCCGGTGCAGTCGGCGATCACGCCGGGATTGCGGGCGTCATCTTCTTTAATGCGGAAGACGATTTTCATCAGGTCGGAGCCGATATCGGCGATCTTGGTGAAGATTCCGCCGGCAATACGGAGTGCGGCGGCGCCCAGCGACTCGCCGATCGCGAATCCAATAAAGCACGGGCCGGCGTAGTCACCGGGAATGAAAAGCAGAATGAACAGCATGATCAGCAGTTCGACGCTGATCAGCAGCATGCCGATACTCATGCCCGCCTTCAAGGGAATCGAGGAGATGGGATAGGGCTTACCGTGCAAACTGGCAAAGGCTGTGCGAGAGTTAGCGAAAGTGTTTACCCGAATGCCGAACCAGGCCACGCCGTAGCTGCCGCCGATTCCGACCAGGCTGAACAGCAGTATGATCACGACCCGGCTGGCTTCATACTTCAACAGCACTCCGAAATAAAGAACGATGATGACGGCGATGAAGGCTTCCAGGATGAGGATGAATTTGCCCTGGGTGATCAGATAGGTTTTGCAGGTCTCGTAGATGAGTTCGGAAATGTCGCGCATCGACTTGTGTACGGGAAGTTTCTTAAGCTGAAGGTATGTGGCGAGCCCGAACATCATGCCGAAGAAGCAAAACAGGATACCGATCAGCAGCAGGGAATGACCATTGGTTCCCAGGAAATTGACGGTCGAGAGATCGGGCAGCTTGAGGCTGGCTTCCCCGCTAGTCTCCCTTACAGGGGCCATCGGCGCGTTTTGCGCCAGCGCGGAGGCGGAAAGTAGTGCGACCAGAGCGAGCAGAGGAGCGAGGCAGGGCAGGCTGAAGCGGGCGCGGGTGCGATGGTGGACAATCCGGGCGGGGGAATTTTCACCGCTCAGCCGGGCAGACTGCCCAAGGCTGGTCAGCAGCCAGTTGAACATGGTCATCCTCCGAAGAGTGCAAACCTCAGAAATAGAGATAAAGGAATCTGATAGCTGTCCTCGAGCCCGTAGGGACAGGTGTTGCTCCGGGCTGCGGGAAGCACCTGCATGAGGACCAGCGGACTGGAATGTAT
The sequence above is drawn from the Terriglobales bacterium genome and encodes:
- a CDS encoding sodium-translocating pyrophosphatase; the encoded protein is MFNWLLTSLGQSARLSGENSPARIVHHRTRARFSLPCLAPLLALVALLSASALAQNAPMAPVRETSGEASLKLPDLSTVNFLGTNGHSLLLIGILFCFFGMMFGLATYLQLKKLPVHKSMRDISELIYETCKTYLITQGKFILILEAFIAVIIVLYFGVLLKYEASRVVIILLFSLVGIGGSYGVAWFGIRVNTFANSRTAFASLHGKPYPISSIPLKAGMSIGMLLISVELLIMLFILLFIPGDYAGPCFIGFAIGESLGAAALRIAGGIFTKIADIGSDLMKIVFRIKEDDARNPGVIADCTGDNAGDSVGPTADGFETYGVTGVALITFILLAVKDPTIQVQLLVWIFVMRIMMLVSSAGAYFLNGIFAKARYGNVDKMNFEAPLTSLVWVTSIISIVLTYIVSYLIIPDLGGNPTLWWKLATIISCGTLAGALIPELVKVFTSTESSHVKEVVTSAQEGGASLDILSGFVAGNFSGYYLGGTMVILMSIAYLVSTMGLGATTAATGVPLMLAPAVFAFGLVAFGFLGMGPVTIAVDSYGPVTDNAQSVYELSLIEQIPGIDKEIHRDFNMETNFDRAKDLLEANDGAGNTFKATAKPVLIGTAVVGATTMIFSIIMALTDGLTVNVNRLSLLYAPFVLGLISGGAMIYWFTGASTQAVTTGAYRAVEFIKANIRLEGVEKASVADSKKVVEICTQYAQKGMFNIFVAVFFATLAFAFVEPYFFVGYLISIAVFGLYQAIFMADAGAAWDNAKKIVEVELKQKGTDLHAATVVGDTVGDPFKDTSSVAMNPVIKFTTLFGLLAVELAVKLTHEKGSGLSHFLALAFFAVSFSFVVRSFYGMRIGTIRAAAVTKAAAD